The following proteins are encoded in a genomic region of Kosakonia oryzae:
- the panC gene encoding pantoate--beta-alanine ligase: MLIIETLPLLRQHIRRLRQEGKRIALVPTMGNLHDGHMKLVDEAKARADVVVVSIFVNPMQFDRPDDLARYPRTLQDDCEKLNKRKVDFVFAPAPADIYPQGTEGQTYVDVPGLSTMLEGASRPGHFRGVSTIVSKLFNLVQPDIACFGEKDYQQLQLIRKMVADMGYDIEIVGVPTVRAKDGLALSSRNGYLTADERKIAPALSKVMNATAEKLQTGVSDEEELIAIAAQEINDAGLRADDIQIRDADTLEALSAKSQRAVILMAAWLGQARLIDNKVVELARQAG, encoded by the coding sequence GTGTTGATTATTGAAACACTCCCGCTGCTGCGTCAGCATATTCGCCGACTGCGTCAGGAAGGGAAACGTATTGCGCTGGTCCCGACCATGGGTAACCTGCACGATGGCCATATGAAGCTGGTCGATGAAGCAAAAGCCCGCGCCGACGTAGTAGTAGTGAGCATTTTTGTGAACCCGATGCAATTCGACCGTCCGGACGATCTGGCGCGCTATCCGCGTACCTTGCAGGATGATTGCGAAAAGCTGAACAAGCGCAAGGTGGATTTTGTCTTCGCGCCTGCACCTGCCGATATCTATCCGCAGGGCACCGAAGGTCAAACCTATGTTGACGTACCGGGCCTCTCCACCATGCTGGAGGGTGCCAGCCGTCCAGGGCATTTCCGCGGCGTTTCTACCATCGTCAGCAAGTTGTTTAATCTGGTACAGCCGGATATCGCCTGCTTCGGCGAGAAGGATTACCAGCAGTTGCAGCTGATCCGCAAAATGGTGGCCGATATGGGCTATGACATTGAGATCGTCGGCGTACCAACGGTCCGCGCGAAAGATGGTCTGGCACTGAGTTCACGCAACGGTTACCTCACCGCTGACGAGCGTAAAATCGCTCCGGCATTGAGCAAAGTGATGAATGCCACTGCGGAGAAATTGCAAACTGGTGTGAGTGACGAAGAAGAGCTGATCGCCATTGCAGCCCAGGAAATCAACGATGCTGGTCTGCGCGCTGACGATATCCAGATCCGCGACGCCGACACGCTGGAAGCGCTTTCGGCCAAAAGCCAGCGGGCGGTGATTTTAATGGCGGCATGGCTCGGACAGGCGCGCCTTATCGACAATAAAGTGGTTGAACTTGCCCGCCAGGCAGGGTAA
- a CDS encoding polysaccharide deacetylase family protein: MSRLITLLLLLVTCSASASIVSEQRIPARYMQTNEDANIWAQVGDRVVTVGNIRAGQILAVVPGAEDYYAFRFGFGSGFIDKGHLSAVEGKQRVEDSLGDLNKPLSNQNLVTWQDTPLYTAPDNRSEQFGTLAENLRYPIIDKLKDRLNQTWFQIRIGNRLAWVSSLDAQEDSGIPVLTYHHILRDEENTRFRHTSTTTSVRAFTNQMTWLRDQGYTTLSMYQLEGYVRNRMNLPARSVVITFDDGLKSVNCYAYPILREYGFKATAFIISSRIKLKPQKWDPKSLQFMSVSELNSMRDVFDVQSHTHFLHRVDGTMHPILLSRSYHNILFDFKRSRRALAQFNPHVLYLSYPFGGYNELAIKAANDAGFHMAVTTVRGKVKPGDNPFLLKRLYVLRTDSLETMARLISNQPQG, encoded by the coding sequence ATGTCGCGTTTGATTACCCTTCTGCTGCTACTGGTTACCTGTAGCGCGTCTGCCAGCATTGTCAGTGAACAGCGCATTCCTGCGCGCTATATGCAAACCAACGAGGATGCCAATATCTGGGCGCAGGTCGGCGACAGAGTGGTGACGGTCGGCAATATTCGCGCCGGGCAAATTCTGGCGGTGGTGCCGGGCGCAGAGGATTACTACGCCTTTCGCTTCGGCTTTGGCAGCGGTTTTATCGATAAAGGCCACCTGAGCGCGGTGGAAGGCAAGCAGCGCGTTGAGGACAGCCTTGGCGATCTGAATAAGCCGCTGAGTAACCAGAATCTGGTAACGTGGCAGGATACGCCGCTGTATACGGCACCGGATAACCGCAGTGAACAATTTGGTACGCTGGCGGAAAACCTGCGTTATCCCATTATCGATAAGCTGAAAGATCGCCTGAACCAGACCTGGTTCCAGATCCGCATCGGCAACCGGCTGGCCTGGGTAAGCAGCCTGGATGCGCAGGAAGACAGTGGTATTCCGGTGCTGACCTACCATCACATTCTGCGCGACGAGGAAAACACCCGTTTCCGTCATACCTCCACCACCACGTCGGTACGCGCTTTTACTAACCAGATGACCTGGCTGCGCGATCAGGGATATACCACGCTGTCGATGTATCAGCTTGAAGGCTATGTGCGTAACCGCATGAACCTGCCCGCACGTTCGGTGGTGATCACCTTTGATGATGGCCTGAAATCGGTCAACTGTTACGCTTACCCGATCCTGCGTGAATACGGTTTTAAAGCGACGGCGTTTATTATCTCCTCGCGCATTAAACTGAAGCCGCAGAAATGGGATCCGAAGTCGTTACAGTTTATGAGCGTGTCGGAGCTGAACAGCATGCGTGACGTGTTTGACGTGCAGTCGCATACGCACTTCCTGCACCGGGTCGATGGCACGATGCACCCGATATTGCTCAGCCGCAGCTACCACAACATCCTGTTTGATTTTAAACGCTCCCGCCGGGCGCTGGCGCAGTTCAACCCGCACGTGCTCTATCTTTCCTACCCGTTTGGCGGTTATAACGAGCTCGCGATAAAAGCGGCCAATGACGCCGGTTTTCATATGGCGGTCACGACAGTACGCGGGAAAGTGAAGCCGGGCGATAATCCGTTCTTGCTGAAGCGTTTGTACGTGCTAAGAACGGATTCGCTGGAAACGATGGCGCGGCTGATCAGTAACCAGCCGCAGGGGTAG
- a CDS encoding ABC transporter ATP-binding protein: MTIALELEQLKKTYPGGVQALRGIDLKVEAGDFYALLGPNGAGKSTTIGIISSLVNKTSGRVSVFGYDLEKDVVNAKRQLGLVPQEFNFNPFETVQQIVVNQAGYYGVDRKEALVRSEKYLNQLDLWEKRNERARMLSGGMKRRLMIARALMHEPKLLILDEPTAGVDIELRRSMWGFLKDLNDKGTTIILTTHYLEEAEMLCRNIGIIQRGDLIENTSMKALLSKLKSETFILDLAPKCPLPKLEGYQYRLVDTSTLEVEVLREQGVNSVFSQLSAQGIQVLSMRNKANRLEELFVTLVHDRKGESA, from the coding sequence ATGACCATTGCACTGGAGCTTGAGCAGCTTAAAAAAACCTATCCGGGCGGCGTTCAGGCGCTGCGCGGTATTGACCTGAAAGTAGAAGCCGGGGATTTCTACGCGCTTCTTGGACCGAATGGCGCAGGGAAATCCACCACCATCGGCATCATCAGTTCGCTGGTCAATAAAACGTCCGGGCGCGTCAGCGTCTTTGGCTATGACCTGGAAAAAGATGTGGTCAACGCCAAACGCCAGCTGGGGCTGGTGCCACAAGAGTTTAACTTTAACCCGTTTGAAACCGTCCAGCAGATCGTGGTGAACCAGGCGGGCTACTACGGTGTGGATCGCAAAGAAGCGCTGGTGCGCAGCGAAAAATACCTGAACCAGCTTGATCTGTGGGAAAAACGTAACGAACGCGCGCGGATGCTCTCCGGCGGTATGAAGCGTCGCCTGATGATCGCCCGTGCGCTGATGCATGAACCGAAACTGCTGATCCTCGATGAGCCGACCGCAGGCGTGGATATTGAACTGCGTCGTTCCATGTGGGGCTTCCTGAAAGATCTGAACGATAAAGGCACCACCATTATCCTCACCACCCACTATCTGGAAGAGGCGGAGATGCTGTGCCGCAATATCGGCATCATTCAGCGCGGCGATTTGATCGAAAACACCTCGATGAAAGCGCTGCTTTCCAAACTGAAATCGGAAACTTTTATTCTCGATTTGGCGCCGAAATGCCCGCTGCCGAAGCTGGAGGGGTATCAGTACCGGCTGGTGGATACTTCCACGCTGGAAGTCGAAGTGCTGCGCGAGCAGGGGGTGAACAGCGTTTTCAGCCAGCTCAGTGCGCAGGGTATACAGGTGTTGAGTATGCGTAACAAAGCCAACCGTCTCGAAGAGCTGTTTGTCACGCTGGTTCATGACAGAAAAGGAGAAAGCGCATGA
- the panD gene encoding aspartate 1-decarboxylase: MIRTMLQGKLHRVKVTQADLHYEGSCAIDQDFLEAAGILEYEAIDIYNVTNGKRFSTYAIAGERGSRIISVNGAAAHCADVGDILIIASYVTVPDEVARSWQPKVAYFDGDNEMKRTAKAVPVQVA, from the coding sequence ATGATTCGCACAATGCTGCAAGGCAAGCTCCACCGCGTCAAAGTGACACAGGCCGACCTGCACTATGAAGGTTCCTGCGCTATTGACCAGGATTTCCTTGAGGCGGCTGGTATTCTCGAATATGAAGCCATCGATATCTATAACGTGACCAACGGCAAACGCTTCTCAACCTACGCTATTGCCGGGGAACGTGGTTCCAGAATTATTTCGGTTAACGGCGCAGCGGCGCACTGCGCAGACGTGGGCGATATCCTGATTATCGCCAGCTACGTTACCGTACCGGATGAGGTTGCCCGTAGCTGGCAGCCGAAAGTGGCCTATTTTGACGGCGACAACGAAATGAAACGCACCGCGAAAGCTGTGCCGGTTCAGGTTGCCTGA
- a CDS encoding ABC transporter permease, whose translation MMQLYWVALKSIWYKEIQRFMRIWVQTLVPPVITMTLYFIIFGNLIGSRIGEMHGFTYMQFIVPGLIMMAVITNAYANVASSFFSAKFQRNIEELLVAPVPTHVIIAGYVGGGVARGLCVGILVTAVSLFFVPFQVHSWLFVGLTLLLTAVLFSLAGLLNAVFAKTFDDISLIPTFVLTPLTYLGGVFYSLTLLPPFWQALSHLNPIVYMISGFRFGFLGITDVPLFTTVAVLVVFIIAFYFICWYLINRGRGLRS comes from the coding sequence ATGATGCAGCTCTATTGGGTGGCGCTGAAGAGTATCTGGTACAAAGAGATCCAGCGTTTCATGCGGATCTGGGTACAAACGCTGGTGCCGCCAGTGATCACCATGACGCTCTACTTTATTATTTTCGGCAATCTGATCGGTTCGCGGATTGGTGAAATGCACGGTTTCACCTACATGCAGTTTATCGTGCCGGGGCTGATCATGATGGCAGTGATCACTAACGCTTACGCCAACGTCGCATCGTCATTCTTCAGCGCTAAGTTTCAGCGCAATATTGAAGAGCTGCTGGTCGCGCCGGTTCCGACGCATGTGATTATTGCTGGCTATGTTGGCGGCGGCGTGGCGCGCGGGCTGTGCGTCGGTATTCTGGTTACTGCCGTTTCGCTGTTTTTCGTGCCGTTTCAGGTGCATTCATGGCTGTTTGTCGGTTTAACGCTGCTGCTGACCGCCGTGCTGTTTTCGCTGGCCGGTCTGCTGAATGCGGTGTTTGCCAAAACCTTTGACGATATCAGCCTGATCCCGACCTTTGTGCTGACACCGTTGACCTATCTGGGCGGGGTATTTTACTCCCTGACGCTGCTGCCGCCGTTCTGGCAGGCGCTGTCGCACCTGAACCCGATAGTCTATATGATCAGCGGCTTCCGTTTTGGTTTCCTCGGCATTACCGACGTTCCGCTGTTCACCACTGTGGCCGTGCTGGTGGTGTTTATCATCGCTTTCTATTTTATTTGCTGGTACTTGATTAATCGCGGCCGCGGGCTGCGCAGCTAA